From Tachypleus tridentatus isolate NWPU-2018 chromosome 8, ASM421037v1, whole genome shotgun sequence, a single genomic window includes:
- the LOC143223981 gene encoding rho GTPase-activating protein 39-like, producing the protein MEECIEHCCDPVKAIAILHRLPELNHLVLAYLIRFLQVFAAEENVAVTKMDSNNLAMVMAPNCLQCTSEEPQVIFENARKEMAYLRILIQNLDTNFMEGIV; encoded by the exons AAGAATGTATTGAACACTGCTGTGATCCTGTGAAAGCAATAGCCATTCTACATAGGCTGCCAGAATTAAACCATTTAGTCCTTGCATATTTAATCAGGTTCTTACAG GTGTTTGCTGCAGAGGAAAATGTTGCAGTTACCAAAATGGACTCCAACAACTTGGCCATGGTGATGGCACCTAACTGTCTGCAATGTACTTCAGAGGAGCCAcaagtaatatttgaaaatgcaAGAAAAGAGATGGCATATCTGAGAATATTGATTCAGAATCTTGACACCAATTTCATGGAAGGAATTGTGTGA